A window of the bacterium genome harbors these coding sequences:
- a CDS encoding TIGR01212 family radical SAM protein (This family includes YhcC from E. coli K-12, an uncharacterized radical SAM protein.) — translation MRAILITEFEAKSKGKTVPSISEDYLISELSERYYKFSTYLKRQFKTKVHKISIDAGFSCPNRNGVISKDGCVYCNNRGFSVNTKIPLPSLYLQIEEGIKRLRQRFKAEKFIVYFQAYTNTYADLMTLKQRYDSVKNFEDIVGISIATRPDCINEGILDLINSYTEDYEVWIEYGVQSIHQPTLEFINRGHLYEDFLKAVELTRKKEKIKIGAHLIIGLPFETEEMIQETAKALAILKLDGIKLHPLYIVKDTKLEMLFHQKLYQPLGLNKYLDLVIGFLEHLWPKTVIQRISADCPKELLVAPSWILNKNQVLQEVERRLLEEERFQGKLWQEIKKRKSFA, via the coding sequence ATGAGAGCAATTTTAATTACGGAATTTGAGGCAAAGTCCAAGGGGAAAACAGTTCCGAGCATTAGCGAGGACTATCTTATCTCTGAACTATCAGAGAGATACTATAAATTTTCTACTTATCTAAAAAGACAATTTAAAACAAAAGTTCATAAGATAAGCATAGATGCGGGTTTTTCTTGCCCCAACAGGAATGGGGTAATTTCTAAGGATGGTTGTGTTTATTGTAATAACCGTGGTTTTAGTGTTAATACTAAGATTCCCTTGCCTTCTCTTTATCTTCAGATTGAAGAAGGAATAAAACGCCTAAGACAAAGATTTAAAGCTGAGAAGTTTATCGTCTATTTTCAAGCTTACACCAATACCTATGCTGATTTAATGACCTTAAAACAAAGATATGATAGTGTAAAGAATTTTGAAGATATTGTAGGGATTTCCATAGCGACACGACCTGACTGTATAAATGAAGGAATTTTAGACTTAATTAATTCTTATACGGAAGATTATGAGGTTTGGATTGAATATGGAGTGCAGTCTATTCATCAACCAACTTTAGAATTCATTAATCGAGGTCACTTATATGAAGATTTTTTAAAAGCGGTGGAGTTGACCCGGAAAAAGGAAAAGATAAAGATAGGTGCCCATCTAATTATTGGACTACCTTTTGAGACAGAAGAAATGATTCAAGAGACAGCCAAGGCCTTGGCTATTCTTAAATTAGATGGAATTAAACTACATCCTTTGTATATTGTAAAAGATACAAAATTAGAAATGCTCTTTCATCAAAAATTGTATCAACCATTAGGCTTAAACAAGTATCTAGATTTAGTTATAGGTTTCTTAGAGCATCTCTGGCCAAAGACAGTTATTCAGAGAATTAGCGCAGATTGTCCTAAGGAATTATTAGTAGCCCCTTCTTGGATATTAAATAAAAATCAAGTTTTGCAGGAAGTAGAAAGAAGACTACTCGAAGAAGAGAGATTTCAAGGTAAGTTGTGGCAAGAGATTAAAAAAAGAAAAAGTTTTGCTTGA
- a CDS encoding cytidine deaminase, translating into MERIDKINYYLNIATECLKRGTCLRRNFGAVIVKNDQILSTGYTGAPRMQKNCIDLGFCIREKLRVPRGSNYELCRSVHAEMNAIINVSRIDMLDSTLFLSGIEVSTNEYVKNAKPCKLCRRFIINAGIGKVIVREAHHTYKEYLTADWIEEDDELLLNGVEINDY; encoded by the coding sequence ATGGAAAGAATTGACAAGATAAATTACTACTTAAATATTGCTACTGAATGCTTAAAACGAGGAACTTGCTTAAGAAGAAATTTTGGAGCAGTAATTGTTAAGAATGATCAAATTCTTAGTACTGGATATACTGGAGCTCCAAGAATGCAAAAGAATTGCATCGATTTAGGTTTCTGTATTCGAGAAAAATTAAGGGTTCCCAGGGGGAGTAACTATGAGCTATGTAGGTCAGTCCATGCCGAGATGAATGCCATCATTAATGTAAGTCGAATTGATATGTTAGATTCTACTTTATTTTTAAGCGGGATAGAGGTTTCAACCAATGAGTATGTTAAAAATGCTAAACCTTGTAAACTTTGTAGAAGATTTATTATTAATGCCGGTATTGGAAAGGTAATAGTTAGGGAGGCTCATCATACTTATAAAGAATATCTCACTGCCGATTGGATAGAAGAAGACGATGAGTTACTCTTAAATGGAGTAGAAATAAATGATTATTGA
- a CDS encoding response regulator — protein sequence MSRSKKILIIDDNEDTGQVLSFALQDRGYKVEIALTGRESLEKLKQKCFNLSLIDMKLPDIEGIELLKSLRKSYPEMVEVVITGHASLENSVKALNAGAWAYITKPFQMEEVLITLKEALEHQQLTVENKKLIKKLKEEIVMHKNLEKERQQNLRELEKTMDGAIEAISLIIESRDPYTAGHQKRVANLACTIAREMGVSEKRIKGLYLAGLIHDLGKIHIPAEILSSPSLLTEAEYSMFKVHPQIGYDILKHIEFPWPIANIILQHHERIDGSGYPHGFHDDDILLEAKILAVADVVDAITSHRPYRPALGIERALEEIFCHQDTLYDSAVVNACLKLFSEKKF from the coding sequence ATGAGTCGAAGTAAGAAGATTCTTATTATTGATGACAATGAAGATACTGGCCAAGTTTTATCCTTTGCCTTACAAGACAGAGGTTATAAAGTAGAGATAGCTCTTACCGGCAGAGAATCTTTAGAAAAACTTAAGCAAAAGTGCTTTAATTTGTCTTTAATAGATATGAAACTACCAGACATAGAAGGCATAGAGTTACTAAAGTCCTTAAGGAAATCCTACCCTGAAATGGTGGAAGTTGTCATTACCGGGCATGCTTCTTTAGAGAATTCCGTAAAGGCTTTAAACGCCGGAGCTTGGGCTTACATTACTAAGCCCTTCCAGATGGAGGAAGTGTTAATTACTCTGAAAGAAGCTCTGGAACATCAACAACTAACCGTAGAAAATAAGAAGTTAATAAAGAAATTAAAAGAAGAGATAGTTATGCATAAGAACTTAGAAAAAGAACGTCAACAAAATTTGAGAGAATTAGAAAAAACTATGGATGGTGCTATTGAAGCCATCTCTTTAATTATTGAGAGCAGAGATCCTTACACGGCAGGCCATCAAAAGCGGGTCGCTAATCTTGCTTGCACCATAGCTAGAGAGATGGGTGTTTCTGAAAAGAGAATTAAGGGGCTTTATCTGGCTGGACTAATCCATGATTTAGGTAAAATTCATATACCGGCAGAAATTCTTAGTAGTCCAAGTTTGTTAACAGAAGCAGAATACTCTATGTTTAAGGTTCACCCTCAAATTGGTTATGATATCTTAAAACATATAGAATTTCCTTGGCCAATTGCCAATATTATTCTTCAACATCATGAAAGAATTGACGGATCTGGATACCCTCATGGCTTTCATGATGATGATATTCTTTTAGAAGCTAAGATATTAGCTGTAGCTGATGTGGTGGATGCCATAACTTCTCATCGTCCTTATAGGCCAGCTCTTGGCATAGAAAGAGCTTTAGAGGAAATTTTTTGTCATCAAGACACTCTTTATGATTCTGCGGTAGTAAATGCTTGCTTAAAGCTTTTTTCGGAAAAAAAATTTTAA